The window aataatgttcaaGCATCTTCACTAGGAGtggattctatctcaagaaaccactttcacTGGGAGCTgtggcttgcacctataatcccagcaatttgggagctgaggtgggaggattgcttgaggccagaagtttgaggctgcagtgagctatgattgtgccactgcactccagcctgggtaacagaacaagaccttgtctcttaaaaaaaagaaagaaaaaaaaaaaaaaagaaaagaaacccttttctttgctcatccataaggagcaactcctcatctgttcaagtttgatTATGAGATTACAGCAATACAatcacatcttcaggcttcacatctgattctagttctcttgctgtttccaccacatctacaGTTAacttccttcactgaagtcttgaacccctcaaagtcctCCATGAGGGTTgcaatcaacttcttccaaacttctgttaatgcTGATATCttgaccttctcccatgaatcactagtgttcttaatggcatctagaatcgTGAATCTTTTCCAGAggatttttgatttatttttcccagatccatcagaagaattGCTATTTCTGGTAGGTATAGCCTTCTGaagtgtatttcttaaaaaaaaaacaaaataagacttgaaagtcgaaattactctttgatccatgggaTACAGAAAGGGTATTGTGTTGCAGGAAAAGATTAATCTTCTTGTATTTCTCCCttagagctcttgggtgaccaggtgcattgtcaatgagcagtaatattttgaaacaaatctttttctgagcagtagatctcaacagtaggcttaaaatattcagtaaagcatgctataaacagatgtgctgtcatccagacTTTGTTGTTAACACTTATGGAGCACCggaagagtagatttagcataactatttttttttttttgagacagagtctcactctgttgcctgggctagagtgacgtggcataagcctagctcacagcaacctcaaactctggggctcaggcaatcctcccaccttagcctcctgagtagctgggactacaggcatgcaccaccatgcccggctaagtttttgtacatattttagttgtccggttaatttctttctattttttagtagagactgggtctcactcttgctcaggctggtctcgaactcctgacttggagtgatcctcctacctcggcctcccagagtgctagggacagcttctttttttaaacttcatgaaccaacccTCTGTTAGCATCAAAGgttcttctgcagcttcttcacctctcttACCTTTCATAGAATTGGAGAGAATTAGGGCctttggattaggctttggcttagggaatgttgtggctggtttaatCTTCTATCCAGGCTgctaaaactttcttcatatcagcaatgaggctgttttgctttcttatcattcttgtgttcactggaatagcactttcaatttccttcaagaacttttcctttgcattcacaacttggctaactatttggcacaagaggcctagcttttgacCTGTCTTGCCTTCCTCATTAAGcgtaatcatttctagcttttgatttaaagtgagagatgtgcaactcttcctttcccttgaaTACTtggaggccattgtagggttattaatgacctaatttcaattttgttatgTCTCAGGCAATAGCAAGGCCTGAGAAGGGGGGCAAGGTTGATCAataaatcaacatttattgatgAAGTGTGCTGTCTGCTATGGATGCAGTTCATGATTCCCccttacaatagtaacatcaaagatcactgaccaTAGAACACCATGACaaatatgatataataataataatgaaaaagtttgaaacattGTGAGAATTCCAAAAATGTTGCAGAAAGACACAAAGTGAGtgcatgctgttggaaaaatggcactgataggcTTGCTTGATGTGGGATTGCCACAAAACTTAAATTTGTacaaaaatgcaatatctgccaagtgcaataaaatgagatgtGTCTGTagatgtgaaaatgctttgaaatgttaaaaagtaCTGTGTAAATTTAAGGCATTTTATTGTACTTGAGCTGATATTTAGCTACTGTGTTTTCTTGGATGctagaatggagaacccagattCAATGGCaattaagttttgaaaatttatgGAAAAGTACAAAGTAGTATATAATTTCAGAGTGGTATTGTTGTGAACGGGCTATTTGGCTGAAGATGGGCTTCAAAGCTAAAATAATGCATTCATTTAACACAATTTATTTTGTACTTCTTATAGACAGCTTTGTACCGTTGAAGTATATTAAACCAAGCCTGGCTATAAGGCACTATGAAATTACGTAAGATTTCATCAGTGAACcaattaattttattctcttgtttaattattattattattattttaattttagggatagggtcttaCAATGCTGCCCAGCTGtactcaaactcctgaactcaagtgatcctctaacctcagcctcctgagtaggtgggactgcaGCCGTGTGCCAATGCACCTAgcttgttttattatataaaaaatttttcattctttttccctcGTGGaactggatatttaaaaattagattctaGTTACTGATATAGTTTTAGAGTGACATGGAATTTTTAATAGTAGCTTTTCTGATATTTGACGTTTGCTAAGGGagtatttttgtacttttactgTTACATGATggcctattattattattttggagacagagtctcactctgttgcctgggctagagtggtgtcatcatagctcgctgaaacctcaaactcccaggctcaagtgatcctcctgcctcagcctcccaagtagctgggactacaggtgcgctaatcttttaaaaaatttttttgtagagtcgaGGTCTCttatgttgcccagattggtctcaaactcctgacctccagtgatcctcccaccttggcctcccaaagtgctagaatcaCAGGCtcgagccactgcactcggcctgATGACCTTTTTGAAAGCTTATTTCACTGATTTAAGGATTACTCAAAATATGATTTGTAATTCAGAAGCTATCTTTTTGTAGTTATCCACTAAATTCAAATTCATTACTCTTTCTATCATCTTTATAGTCTATTGCATCTGCTGACATGGATTTCAACCAGCTGGAAGCGTTCTTGACTGCTCAAACCAAAAAGCAAGGTGGGATCACATCTGACCAAGCTGCCGTCATTTCCAAATTCTGGAAGACCCACAAGACAAAAATCCGAGAGAGCCTCATGAACCAGAGCCGCTGGGACACTGGGCTTCGGGGCCTGAGCTGGAGAGTTGATGGCAAGTCTCAGTCAAGGCACTCAGCTCAGATACACACCCCTGTTGCCATAATCGAGCTGGAATTAGGGAAAATTGGACAGGTGAGTTCAACTTTAATCCATTTCCCTTTGTAAACTGtatttttcattacatattaGCCCACACATTcagattgatttttatataacaaTCTTCTttactgataataataataggaaaaaacacTATTTCCTAGACTCTCTTTTTAGAGTAGAATCATCTGAAAATTTAGATACTCCCAATTGTGGACAGAGTCTGGAAACCAGCCTCAGGATCTTGGCAGCTGTCTCAGAAGAACAGAATGAGTCAATAAGGTGATTGCACAGAGTTGGTCATTATAGCATTTTGGTTATATCTCAGAATCTCTGGAATTTGGTTAGAATTTCCAAGGTAAGAATAGAGATACTAAACAAAGGCCAAGAATTGAGATTAAACAACACAGAACAAAACTATCTCAGTCATCTTTATAGTCATTCAGGTATAGGAGGCAATGTATCTTAATTACATTAATGTATTGTTAATACATTAATGACATGAATTAAAGACTATGTCCTTGAGCTCACAAATAATGCTCAATTTGATCTTGATTATTTACAGAATAGTGCTGCTTTTCCTCACAGTTTCCACAGTCATTTTAGCAGATAATTTTGGCATCTGCATGATTTTTCTTGAAATCATTCAGTTTGTGCTCCAGATGACTGCCAGATCAGATTTTTAATGTCCTGGCTAtgtcttttgggggaaaaaaaagaaaaaaactggtaGTTAGGAAGAGAAAACTCAGAACACTGAATTAGCTAGTCAGATTTATTTTCagacaaataatgaaataagtGCTTTTATTATACCctataatagaaatttatttctttttaatgatgagAGTATTTTTTACCTGTTAAGTTTCCTCACATATTTCCTTCTTTAGTTTCCTTGGGATTTTCGGTGTTCGCAGTTCCATAtagagtttaattttaatttaaaagataattcattaaaaaaacctttttaaaagaatatttgggccgggcacagtggctcacgcctgtaatcctagccctctgggaggccgaggcaggtggatcgctccaggtgaggagtttgagaccagcctgagcgagaccccccccccccccgt of the Lemur catta isolate mLemCat1 chromosome 4, mLemCat1.pri, whole genome shotgun sequence genome contains:
- the COMMD1 gene encoding COMM domain-containing protein 1 isoform X2, which produces MLSFAVSVESIASADMDFNQLEAFLTAQTKKQGGITSDQAAVISKFWKTHKTKIRESLMNQSRWDTGLRGLSWRVDGKSQSRHSAQIHTPVAIIELELGKIGQESEFLCLEFDEVKVNQILKKLSEVEESISTLMQPA
- the COMMD1 gene encoding COMM domain-containing protein 1 isoform X3 translates to MLSFASIASADMDFNQLEAFLTAQTKKQGGITSDQAAVISKFWKTHKTKIRESLMNQSRWDTGLRGLSWRVDGKSQSRHSAQIHTPVAIIELELGKIGQESEFLCLEFDEVKVNQILKKLSEVEESISTLMQPA
- the COMMD1 gene encoding COMM domain-containing protein 1 isoform X1 — protein: MAGELEGGKPLGGLLSGLAQEAFHGHPGITEELLRSQLYPEVPPEEFRPFLAKMRGILKSIASADMDFNQLEAFLTAQTKKQGGITSDQAAVISKFWKTHKTKIRESLMNQSRWDTGLRGLSWRVDGKSQSRHSAQIHTPVAIIELELGKIGQESEFLCLEFDEVKVNQILKKLSEVEESISTLMQPA